A stretch of Caenorhabditis elegans chromosome IV DNA encodes these proteins:
- the best-13 gene encoding Bestrophin homolog 13 (Confirmed by transcript evidence): protein MTISYSGNVIRILLRWKGSIWRTAWKELLIYLILYYSVRVFYLKGIDLIDDDEDDRLKMRRMFETFCRQCDSYTRLIPLTFLLGFYVSNVVARWWRQFETLYWPEDILSVLCTVLHQHDEKSKRRRHTIARYLNLANALAWRDISSKIRLRFPSVHSLIESGLLTEKEYQILEAMHAENESSRWITPLHWIQLIMRQVEEEHKPTASLFNQFVGELRIFRQSLRKLYSYDWVCVPLVYTQVAALATYSFFFFTLFGRQPLFPDIETGKELDLVVPVFTIVQFLFFVGWFKVGQDLMRPFGLDDDDIELNYILDRNVRISFAIVNQLQESPIPDFESNDDKLWHEMHPPTKDGETSPIPRIPQLPHSKYSKQLSEHPPRLHAYVPIDDGKGSIKDLESHHGCVSLKKDKKHISW from the exons atgaCGATTTCCTACAGTGGAAATGTTATTCGAATACTTCTTCGGTGGAAGGGATCTATTTGGAG aacagcATGGAAGGAGCTTCTAATATATTTAATTCTTTACTATTCCGTACGTGTATTCTACCTCAAGGGGATTGATTTGATTGATGATGACGAAGATGATAGACTAAAAATGCGTC gaatgtttgaaacattttgccGCCAATGTGATTCCTACACTCGTCTCATTCCACTAACTTTTCTACTCGGATTCTACGTTTCCAATGTGGTTGCTCGTTGGTGGCGTCAATTTGAGACACTTTATTGGCCAGAAGATATTCTATCAGTTCTCTGTACAGTACTTCACCAGCACGACGAGAAGAGCAAACGGAGACGGCATACGATTGCTAGATATTTGAATCTAGCTAATGCCCTGGCATG GCGAgatatctcttcaaaaatccGTCTTCGTTTTCCATCTGTTCATAGTCTTATAGAAAGTGGACTATTGACTGAAAAAGAATATCAAATTCTTGAGGCAATGCAT GCTGAAAACGAATCAAGTCGTTGGATCACACCACTTCATTGGATTCAACTAATTATGCGACAAGTTGAAGAG GAACACAAACCAACGGCTTCCCTTTTCAACCAGTTTGTTGGTGAACTTCGAATTTTCCGTCAATCTCTTCGTAAGCTGTATTCATATGATTGGGTGTGTGTTCCTCTTGTTTATACACAAGTCGCTGCTTTGGCAACCTactctttcttctttttcacacttttcggCCGTCAACCACTTTTCCCAGATATTGAAACTGGAAAAGAGCTTGATCTAGTTGTACCAGTGTTTACAATAGTTCAATTCTTATTCTTCGTTGGATGGTTTAAG gTCGGACAAGATTTGATGCGACCCTTTGGATTAGATGATGATGACATCGAACTGAACTACATTTTGGATAGGAATGTTCGAATTTCTTTTGCTATTGTAAATCAACTCCAGGAATCACCAATTC CGGATTTCGAAAGTAACGACGATAAACTTTGGCACGAAATGCATCCACCAACCAAAGATGGAGAAACGTCTCCAATACCAAGAATCCCACAACTTCCACATTCAAAGTATTCGAAACAACTTTCTGAACATCCACCACGTCTTCATGCTTATGTTCCCATAGATGATGGCAAGGGAAGTATCAAGGATTTGGAGAGTCATCACGGATGCGTTTCCCTGAAAAAAGACAAGAAACATATCAGCTGGTAG
- the bed-3 gene encoding Zinc finger BED domain-containing protein 3 (Confirmed by transcript evidence), with amino-acid sequence MQTQSPFGPLLGISSSLLPSPVTVAAAAAAANGHQGPVSLTTFPSAFAAFASQIRNNQLQSLLQSQIQALNGGMGSPGNGPGTPLSRNNYAHHHQQHQNQQHVGKIRGTTEYPLRKRVGGSTVKTAKVWRYFDELPTIEQAAECRICRKKIKATNSSTTGMIRHLRSCHVQEYQLVQEARQNSMIVKMEEKARAKLLREMNEKVITNGIENTPIVKKESQTESQKSPSASSSASDTASSASSSHFSTNPLIGLPAPVAIKPPAPPTPSNSILNLSQSQNQCQNQNPMFQSQNIKNEPTDVEEEDLEQKRSRDILHRPSDLGTKMFFSSPRTFNLTSAFSSITPLEDHKFQKKIEDDHKIHMQIALMLLLDQQPCQIIDRPGIRSLFKFVLPEYHMPSGDVFQATIVPQLLNQMKQQIEALVHNSSSLSSIPDQVMTSSSATSSYEDVSVNESQMAGPNVGDEEEEIMEEEVEEDENVEIEDDTSSASSSIDTDTCDAMASFIHFIGNDAFPHDELISLLSVVTNLFTYFSTRPHVQTHLQMTIIQPTSQPLVQQVQFVTSNLSIISDYIRQTPDMQLLPLAVNQEAMLEKLVDHIDQLV; translated from the exons ATGCAGACCCAAAGTCCATTTGGTCCGTTACTCGGGATTTCATCATCCTTGCTCCCATCTCCAGTTACAGTAGCAGCAGCCGCTGCAGCCGCCAACGGACATCAAGGACCAGTATCGTTGACAACATTTCCGTCGGCGTTTGCCGCTTTCGCTTCCCAAATCAGAAATAATCAGCTGCAATCATTGCTCCAGTCTCAGATTCAAGCATTGAATGGTGGTATGGGATCACCTGGAAATGGTCCAGGAACTCCATTATCACGGAATAATTATGCTCATCATCATCAGCAACATCAAAATCAACAGCATGTTGGAAAGATTCGTGGA acaacCGAATATCCGCTGCGAAAACGTGTTGGTGGATCAACAGTGAAAACAGCAAAAGTTTGGAGATATTTCGATGAGCTTCCAACTATTGAACAAGCTGCCGAGtgtcgaatttgccggaaaaaaataaaagcaacTAATTCAAG CACTACTGGAATGATTCGCCACTTGAGAAGTTGTCATGTTCAAGAGTATCAGCTTGTCCAAGAAGCTCGACAGAACAGTATGATCGTCAAAATGG aagaaaaagcCCGTGCAAAGCTTCTCCGAGAAATGAACGAAAAAGTTATAACGAATGGAATTGAAAACACTCCGATTGTGAAGAAAGAGTCCCAGACagaatctcaaaaatctcCATCTGCATCCTCATCAGCTTCTGATACTGCATCATCTGCTTCATCTTCCCATTTCTCTACAAATCCTTTGATAGGTCTTCCAGCTCCAGTTGCCATCAAGCCACCTGCTCCACCAACTCCTTCAAACTCAATTCTCAATCTAAGCCAAAGTCAAAATCAGTGCCAAAATCAGAATCCAATGTTCCAATCACAAAATATCAAGAATGAACCAACAGACGTTGAGGAGGAGGATCTTGAACAAAAGCGTTCAAGAGATATTCTACATCGTCCGTCTGATTTGGgcacgaaaatgtttttttcttcacctAGAACGTTTAATCTGACATCTGCATTCTCCAGCATCACCCCATTAGAAGATCATAAGTTccagaagaaaattgaagatgatCATAAAATTCATATGCAG ATTGCTCTGATGCTTTTACTTGATCAGCAGCCCTGTCAAATTATTGATCGGCCAGGCATTCGATCGCTGTTTAAATTTGTGCTTCCCGAATACCACATGCCCAGTGGTGATGTCTTCCAAGCCACAATAGTTCCTCAATTACTGAATCAAATGAAACAACAAATCGAAGCCCTTGTTCATAATAGCAGCTCATTAAGCAG CATTCCTGATCAAGTGATGACTTCATcatctgccacgtcatcatatGAAGATGTTTCAGTAAACGAATCTCAGATGGCTGGACCAAATGTGGGTGATGAGGAGGAAGAAATTATGGAAGAAGAAGTTGAGGAAGATGAGAATGTTGAG ATCGAAGACGATACATCGTCAGCATCATCGTCAATTGACACGGATACTTGTGATGCAATGGcttcattcattcattttattggaaatgaCGCATTTCCCCAT GATGAGCTCATTTCTCTTCTGTCCGTGGTCACAAATCTCTTCACCTACTTCTCAACTCGTCCACATGTTCAAACACATCTTCAGATGACTATCATCCAGCCGACATCTCAGCCATTAGTTCAACAAGTCCAATTTGTTACCTCAAACCTGTCAATAATATCTGACTATATCCGACAGACTCCTGATATGCAGCTTCTCCCACTTGCAGTAAATCAGGAGGCAATGCTTGAAAAGCTTGTAGATCACATTGATCAACttgtttga